The following are from one region of the Falco biarmicus isolate bFalBia1 chromosome 1, bFalBia1.pri, whole genome shotgun sequence genome:
- the SEPTIN5 gene encoding septin-5 isoform X2 has protein sequence MDSIIIQERLVERLLSPRTQAQRSHPAKLKDHEKQYVGFATLPNQVHRKSVKKGFDFTLMVAGESGLGKSTLVNSLFLTDLYKDRKLLNAEERINQTVEIVKHTVDIEEKGVKLKLTIVDTPGFGDAVNNTECWKPITDYIDQQFEQYFRDESGLNRKNIQDNRVHCCLYFISPFGHGLRPVDVEFMKALHEKVNIVPLIAKADCLIPSEIRKLKERIREEIDKFGIKVYQFPECDSDEDEEFKQQDRELKESAPFAVIGSNTVVEAKGQRVRGRLYPWGIVEVENQAHCDFVKLRNMLIRTHMHDLKDVTCDVHYENYRAQCIQQMTSKLTQDNRIESPIPILPLPTPDTETEKLIKMKDEELRRMQEMLQKMQQQMQDQ, from the exons ATGGATTCGATCATTATTCAGGAGCGGTTAGTGGAGCGGCTGCTTTCTCCCCGGACGCAGGCACAGCGAAGCCACCCGGCCAAGCTGAAG gACCATGAGAAGCAGTACGTGGGCTTTGCCACTCTGCCGAACCAGGTCCACCGGAAATCCGTGAAGAAGGGTTTTGACTTCACCCTGATGGTCGCAG GAGAGTCGGGTTTGGGCAAATCCACGCTGGTGAATAGCCTGTTCCTGACAGACCTctacaaagacagaaagctcCTCAACGCAGAGG AGAGAATCAACCAGACAGTGGAGATTGTCAAGCACACGGTGGACATTGAGGAGAAGGGTGTCAAGTTGAAGCTGACTATAGTGGACACACCGGGCTTTGGAGATGCTGTTAACAACACTGAGTG CTGGAAGCCCATCACTGACTACATTGACCAGCAGTTTGAACAGTATTTCCGTGATGAGAGCGGCCTGAACAGGAAGAACATCCAGGACAACCGAGTGCATTGCTGCCTCTACTTCATCTCGCCCTTTGGGCACGG GCTGAGGCCTGTGGATGTTGAGTTCATGAAGGCTCTGCATGAGAAGGTCAACATCGTGCCTTTGATTGCCAAAGCCGACTGCCTGATCCCCTCCGAGATCCGGAAGCTGAAAGAGAGG ATCCGGGAAGAGATTGACAAATTTGGTATTAAAGTGTACCAGTTTCCTGAGTGTGACTCTGATGAAGATGAGGAGTTCAAGCAGCAAGACAGAGAGCTGAAG GAGAGCGCTCCCTTTGCTGTCATTGGCAGTAACACTGTGGTGGAGGCAAAAGGCCAGCGAGTCCGTGGACGGCTCTACCCCTGGGGCATTGTGGAAG TGGAAAACCAGGCACACTGCGACTTTGTGAAGCTGCGGAACATGCTGATCCGGACACACATGCATGACCTGAAGGACGTCACTTGCGATGTCCACTACGAGAACTACCGAGCTCAGTGCATCCAGCAAATGACCAG CAAGCTGACTCAGGACAACAGAATAGAAAGCCCAATTCCTATCCTGCCTCTCCCAACACCGGACACTGAGACAGAGAAGCTGATCAAAATGAAGGATGAGGAG TTACGGCGGATGCAAGAGATGCTGCAGaagatgcagcagcagatgcaggaTCAATGA
- the SEPTIN5 gene encoding septin-5 isoform X3 yields MVPEKTCAAQDETSEEQRSGKTLDHEKQYVGFATLPNQVHRKSVKKGFDFTLMVAGESGLGKSTLVNSLFLTDLYKDRKLLNAEERINQTVEIVKHTVDIEEKGVKLKLTIVDTPGFGDAVNNTECWKPITDYIDQQFEQYFRDESGLNRKNIQDNRVHCCLYFISPFGHGLRPVDVEFMKALHEKVNIVPLIAKADCLIPSEIRKLKERIREEIDKFGIKVYQFPECDSDEDEEFKQQDRELKESAPFAVIGSNTVVEAKGQRVRGRLYPWGIVEVENQAHCDFVKLRNMLIRTHMHDLKDVTCDVHYENYRAQCIQQMTSKLTQDNRIESPIPILPLPTPDTETEKLIKMKDEELRRMQEMLQKMQQQMQDQ; encoded by the exons ATGGTGCCCGAGAAGACGTGTGCAGCACAAGATGAGACCTCTGAGGAGCAGAGGAGTGGAAAGACACTG gACCATGAGAAGCAGTACGTGGGCTTTGCCACTCTGCCGAACCAGGTCCACCGGAAATCCGTGAAGAAGGGTTTTGACTTCACCCTGATGGTCGCAG GAGAGTCGGGTTTGGGCAAATCCACGCTGGTGAATAGCCTGTTCCTGACAGACCTctacaaagacagaaagctcCTCAACGCAGAGG AGAGAATCAACCAGACAGTGGAGATTGTCAAGCACACGGTGGACATTGAGGAGAAGGGTGTCAAGTTGAAGCTGACTATAGTGGACACACCGGGCTTTGGAGATGCTGTTAACAACACTGAGTG CTGGAAGCCCATCACTGACTACATTGACCAGCAGTTTGAACAGTATTTCCGTGATGAGAGCGGCCTGAACAGGAAGAACATCCAGGACAACCGAGTGCATTGCTGCCTCTACTTCATCTCGCCCTTTGGGCACGG GCTGAGGCCTGTGGATGTTGAGTTCATGAAGGCTCTGCATGAGAAGGTCAACATCGTGCCTTTGATTGCCAAAGCCGACTGCCTGATCCCCTCCGAGATCCGGAAGCTGAAAGAGAGG ATCCGGGAAGAGATTGACAAATTTGGTATTAAAGTGTACCAGTTTCCTGAGTGTGACTCTGATGAAGATGAGGAGTTCAAGCAGCAAGACAGAGAGCTGAAG GAGAGCGCTCCCTTTGCTGTCATTGGCAGTAACACTGTGGTGGAGGCAAAAGGCCAGCGAGTCCGTGGACGGCTCTACCCCTGGGGCATTGTGGAAG TGGAAAACCAGGCACACTGCGACTTTGTGAAGCTGCGGAACATGCTGATCCGGACACACATGCATGACCTGAAGGACGTCACTTGCGATGTCCACTACGAGAACTACCGAGCTCAGTGCATCCAGCAAATGACCAG CAAGCTGACTCAGGACAACAGAATAGAAAGCCCAATTCCTATCCTGCCTCTCCCAACACCGGACACTGAGACAGAGAAGCTGATCAAAATGAAGGATGAGGAG TTACGGCGGATGCAAGAGATGCTGCAGaagatgcagcagcagatgcaggaTCAATGA
- the SEPTIN5 gene encoding septin-5 isoform X1 has protein sequence MPAYFCVVTSCSDSLSEWRVRAWGGLRAGESAACVPKHSLVCVPMLMLGWTSRFPFCCSKRWWDHEKQYVGFATLPNQVHRKSVKKGFDFTLMVAGESGLGKSTLVNSLFLTDLYKDRKLLNAEERINQTVEIVKHTVDIEEKGVKLKLTIVDTPGFGDAVNNTECWKPITDYIDQQFEQYFRDESGLNRKNIQDNRVHCCLYFISPFGHGLRPVDVEFMKALHEKVNIVPLIAKADCLIPSEIRKLKERIREEIDKFGIKVYQFPECDSDEDEEFKQQDRELKESAPFAVIGSNTVVEAKGQRVRGRLYPWGIVEVENQAHCDFVKLRNMLIRTHMHDLKDVTCDVHYENYRAQCIQQMTSKLTQDNRIESPIPILPLPTPDTETEKLIKMKDEELRRMQEMLQKMQQQMQDQ, from the exons ATGCCAGCATATTTTTGTGTGGTTACTTCATGCAGTGATTCCCTCTCTGAATGGCGTGTGCGTGCTTGGGGGGGGCTCAGGGCAGGAGAGAGCGCTGCCTGTGTGCCAAAACACAGCCTGGTTTGTGTTCCCATGTTAATGCTGGGCTGGACTAGCCGgtttcccttctgctgcagcaaacGTTGGTGG gACCATGAGAAGCAGTACGTGGGCTTTGCCACTCTGCCGAACCAGGTCCACCGGAAATCCGTGAAGAAGGGTTTTGACTTCACCCTGATGGTCGCAG GAGAGTCGGGTTTGGGCAAATCCACGCTGGTGAATAGCCTGTTCCTGACAGACCTctacaaagacagaaagctcCTCAACGCAGAGG AGAGAATCAACCAGACAGTGGAGATTGTCAAGCACACGGTGGACATTGAGGAGAAGGGTGTCAAGTTGAAGCTGACTATAGTGGACACACCGGGCTTTGGAGATGCTGTTAACAACACTGAGTG CTGGAAGCCCATCACTGACTACATTGACCAGCAGTTTGAACAGTATTTCCGTGATGAGAGCGGCCTGAACAGGAAGAACATCCAGGACAACCGAGTGCATTGCTGCCTCTACTTCATCTCGCCCTTTGGGCACGG GCTGAGGCCTGTGGATGTTGAGTTCATGAAGGCTCTGCATGAGAAGGTCAACATCGTGCCTTTGATTGCCAAAGCCGACTGCCTGATCCCCTCCGAGATCCGGAAGCTGAAAGAGAGG ATCCGGGAAGAGATTGACAAATTTGGTATTAAAGTGTACCAGTTTCCTGAGTGTGACTCTGATGAAGATGAGGAGTTCAAGCAGCAAGACAGAGAGCTGAAG GAGAGCGCTCCCTTTGCTGTCATTGGCAGTAACACTGTGGTGGAGGCAAAAGGCCAGCGAGTCCGTGGACGGCTCTACCCCTGGGGCATTGTGGAAG TGGAAAACCAGGCACACTGCGACTTTGTGAAGCTGCGGAACATGCTGATCCGGACACACATGCATGACCTGAAGGACGTCACTTGCGATGTCCACTACGAGAACTACCGAGCTCAGTGCATCCAGCAAATGACCAG CAAGCTGACTCAGGACAACAGAATAGAAAGCCCAATTCCTATCCTGCCTCTCCCAACACCGGACACTGAGACAGAGAAGCTGATCAAAATGAAGGATGAGGAG TTACGGCGGATGCAAGAGATGCTGCAGaagatgcagcagcagatgcaggaTCAATGA
- the SEPTIN5 gene encoding septin-5 isoform X4: MCAAEEKQDHEKQYVGFATLPNQVHRKSVKKGFDFTLMVAGESGLGKSTLVNSLFLTDLYKDRKLLNAEERINQTVEIVKHTVDIEEKGVKLKLTIVDTPGFGDAVNNTECWKPITDYIDQQFEQYFRDESGLNRKNIQDNRVHCCLYFISPFGHGLRPVDVEFMKALHEKVNIVPLIAKADCLIPSEIRKLKERIREEIDKFGIKVYQFPECDSDEDEEFKQQDRELKESAPFAVIGSNTVVEAKGQRVRGRLYPWGIVEVENQAHCDFVKLRNMLIRTHMHDLKDVTCDVHYENYRAQCIQQMTSKLTQDNRIESPIPILPLPTPDTETEKLIKMKDEELRRMQEMLQKMQQQMQDQ, from the exons gACCATGAGAAGCAGTACGTGGGCTTTGCCACTCTGCCGAACCAGGTCCACCGGAAATCCGTGAAGAAGGGTTTTGACTTCACCCTGATGGTCGCAG GAGAGTCGGGTTTGGGCAAATCCACGCTGGTGAATAGCCTGTTCCTGACAGACCTctacaaagacagaaagctcCTCAACGCAGAGG AGAGAATCAACCAGACAGTGGAGATTGTCAAGCACACGGTGGACATTGAGGAGAAGGGTGTCAAGTTGAAGCTGACTATAGTGGACACACCGGGCTTTGGAGATGCTGTTAACAACACTGAGTG CTGGAAGCCCATCACTGACTACATTGACCAGCAGTTTGAACAGTATTTCCGTGATGAGAGCGGCCTGAACAGGAAGAACATCCAGGACAACCGAGTGCATTGCTGCCTCTACTTCATCTCGCCCTTTGGGCACGG GCTGAGGCCTGTGGATGTTGAGTTCATGAAGGCTCTGCATGAGAAGGTCAACATCGTGCCTTTGATTGCCAAAGCCGACTGCCTGATCCCCTCCGAGATCCGGAAGCTGAAAGAGAGG ATCCGGGAAGAGATTGACAAATTTGGTATTAAAGTGTACCAGTTTCCTGAGTGTGACTCTGATGAAGATGAGGAGTTCAAGCAGCAAGACAGAGAGCTGAAG GAGAGCGCTCCCTTTGCTGTCATTGGCAGTAACACTGTGGTGGAGGCAAAAGGCCAGCGAGTCCGTGGACGGCTCTACCCCTGGGGCATTGTGGAAG TGGAAAACCAGGCACACTGCGACTTTGTGAAGCTGCGGAACATGCTGATCCGGACACACATGCATGACCTGAAGGACGTCACTTGCGATGTCCACTACGAGAACTACCGAGCTCAGTGCATCCAGCAAATGACCAG CAAGCTGACTCAGGACAACAGAATAGAAAGCCCAATTCCTATCCTGCCTCTCCCAACACCGGACACTGAGACAGAGAAGCTGATCAAAATGAAGGATGAGGAG TTACGGCGGATGCAAGAGATGCTGCAGaagatgcagcagcagatgcaggaTCAATGA
- the SEPTIN5 gene encoding septin-5 isoform X5 gives MVAGESGLGKSTLVNSLFLTDLYKDRKLLNAEERINQTVEIVKHTVDIEEKGVKLKLTIVDTPGFGDAVNNTECWKPITDYIDQQFEQYFRDESGLNRKNIQDNRVHCCLYFISPFGHGLRPVDVEFMKALHEKVNIVPLIAKADCLIPSEIRKLKERIREEIDKFGIKVYQFPECDSDEDEEFKQQDRELKESAPFAVIGSNTVVEAKGQRVRGRLYPWGIVEVENQAHCDFVKLRNMLIRTHMHDLKDVTCDVHYENYRAQCIQQMTSKLTQDNRIESPIPILPLPTPDTETEKLIKMKDEELRRMQEMLQKMQQQMQDQ, from the exons ATGGTCGCAG GAGAGTCGGGTTTGGGCAAATCCACGCTGGTGAATAGCCTGTTCCTGACAGACCTctacaaagacagaaagctcCTCAACGCAGAGG AGAGAATCAACCAGACAGTGGAGATTGTCAAGCACACGGTGGACATTGAGGAGAAGGGTGTCAAGTTGAAGCTGACTATAGTGGACACACCGGGCTTTGGAGATGCTGTTAACAACACTGAGTG CTGGAAGCCCATCACTGACTACATTGACCAGCAGTTTGAACAGTATTTCCGTGATGAGAGCGGCCTGAACAGGAAGAACATCCAGGACAACCGAGTGCATTGCTGCCTCTACTTCATCTCGCCCTTTGGGCACGG GCTGAGGCCTGTGGATGTTGAGTTCATGAAGGCTCTGCATGAGAAGGTCAACATCGTGCCTTTGATTGCCAAAGCCGACTGCCTGATCCCCTCCGAGATCCGGAAGCTGAAAGAGAGG ATCCGGGAAGAGATTGACAAATTTGGTATTAAAGTGTACCAGTTTCCTGAGTGTGACTCTGATGAAGATGAGGAGTTCAAGCAGCAAGACAGAGAGCTGAAG GAGAGCGCTCCCTTTGCTGTCATTGGCAGTAACACTGTGGTGGAGGCAAAAGGCCAGCGAGTCCGTGGACGGCTCTACCCCTGGGGCATTGTGGAAG TGGAAAACCAGGCACACTGCGACTTTGTGAAGCTGCGGAACATGCTGATCCGGACACACATGCATGACCTGAAGGACGTCACTTGCGATGTCCACTACGAGAACTACCGAGCTCAGTGCATCCAGCAAATGACCAG CAAGCTGACTCAGGACAACAGAATAGAAAGCCCAATTCCTATCCTGCCTCTCCCAACACCGGACACTGAGACAGAGAAGCTGATCAAAATGAAGGATGAGGAG TTACGGCGGATGCAAGAGATGCTGCAGaagatgcagcagcagatgcaggaTCAATGA
- the GP1BB gene encoding platelet glycoprotein Ib beta chain: protein MNSGILFLSLLGFLPLVTPTCPAPCKCATSIIDCTSKGLTVAKLPAAFRPSAEIIHLGYNRLTSIPSGLFDNLKSLQVVYLQGNPWECNCDILYLRSWLQWQQNRTLYRDVRCTSPAHLQNRIIAYLTEDEIISTCQYWYCSLALLSQLCLFVLLLLQGILVIFIIVYLQKFRRMTAEARSTTQDLHQHADAWASSSRCSYNSD from the coding sequence ATGAACAGTGGAATTCTCTTCTTGTCCCTCCTTGGCTTTCTCCCACTTGTGACACCCACGTGTCCTGCGCCATGCAAGTGTGCCACCAGCATTATTGACTGCACATCAAAAGGCCTAACTGTAGCAAAACTACCAGCTGCTTTCCGCCCTTCAGCTGAAATTATCCACCTTGGTTACAACAGGCTCACCTCTATTCCCAGTGGGCTTTTTGACAACCTAAAGAGCCTCCAGGTAGTCTACCTGCAGGGCAATCCTTGGGAATGCAACTGTGACATCCTGTACTTGCGCTCCTGGCTCCAGTGGCAGCAGAACCGGACCTTATACAGGGATGTGAGATGCACCTCCCCAGCTCACCTGCAGAACCGCATCATTGCCTATCTGACAGAAGATGAGATAATCTCTACGTGCCAGTACTGGTACTGCAGCCTGGCTCTCCTCTCTCAGCTCTGTCTCTTCGTACTCCTTCTCCTCCAGGGTATCTTGGTTATCTTCATCATTGTCTACCTGCAGAAATTTCGGAGAATGACTGCTGAAGCCCGGAGCACCACCCAAGATCTACATCAGCATGCAGATGCCTGGGCATCTTCTTCAAGATGCTCCTACAACAGTGATTAA